GCAGATTGAATCGCTTGAACCTTATCAATATGGTGTAATTGTAGTGCCAGTCATCTATAATACCTCCCCTTATTTAGCAATTTGTGATGAGGTTTTAGTGGTTGAAGTCCCATACGATTTGCAACTACAGCGCTTAATCGCCCGTGATAATATTAGTAAAGAGATGGCAGAAAAAATTATAAGCTCGCAGATTTCAAGATTAGATCGACGTCAGCTTGGTAGTTACATCATTGTGAGTCAAAATAAGGAATTCGTGGAGAGGCAACTTGATAAGCTTCATGAATCTTACTCAAAACCGCAATAATTCAATACGATTTCAAAAATATGAAGGATAAGAATGATTTACGAATTTCCCTTAACTGAAGGTATTAGACGATTTTTAAGGATAGAGATGCTTGCAGAGCAGTCTTTGGTCTATATCGAGCAAGATTCTGAGTATAGTACGATTGCTGCAGTAAGAGCGTTATTGGATTTAGTGTCGCTTGTTTCAAAAAATGATACAAAAATTGAGCTAATTAAGCAGCTCGATCAAGTGATGTTAATTGAATCTCTCTCAGAAGCGGATCGCTTGGAGGCAAATGAGTTAAAGGGGATCTTAAGTCGGCAATCATTTAGAGCGTATGATGCGATTAAAGAGAATGTCTTTTTAAATACTTTACGCCAGCGCTTTGTAATTGTTGGTGGTATTTGTGCATTTGATCTGCCGGTATTGCACAATTGGCTCAATATGCCATTTCAAACCCGTAAAGAGCACTTTTATGAATGGATGGCGGTAATAGAGAATGTCATGAATGCCGTTCATTTTGTTTTAAGATGTATTCGTGGATCCATGGTGACTGAAGAGTGCTCATTTAAACATGGGTTTTATTATAGATCGGTGAAATGGCGCGCAGGATTGCTTCGTATTAATATGAATGACTATAACTTTTTCCCTGAATTTAGTGGGAATCGTCATCAGCTTAGTATTCGTTTAGTGGAGCAAAGTTCGCCATGGGATCCGCCAAAACAAGTTGATACAGATATTACTTTGCAGGTAGAAATTTGCGGAGCATAGCGTTTTACAGTGTAAGATAGCAAGTAAATAACTCAGTTGGGCATTTTGAGTTAGTTTAAAGATTACCGCAGGTTAGAAGATCTCGGTAGAGTATTGAATATAAAGATATGAATGTGGTTTAGATTGCTTCATAATCTAGTAATGAGTAAATCGTTAAATAGAGGAATAATATGAGTTTACAAGGAAAAATTGCGTTAGTTACAGGGGCAACTCGTGGGATTGGTAAAGCGATTGCTGAAAGCTTAGTAAAAGATGGCGCTTATGTTTTTGGGACAGCAACATCGGAAAATGGGGCGGCGGCAATTTCTGAGTATCTAGGCGATCAAGGTCAAGGTTTAGTCTTAAATGTGACGGATGCGGCAAGTATCGAGTCTGTATTAGAAACTATCACGAAAGAGAAAGGTGCACCAAATATCCTTGTGAATAATGCCGGAATTACAAAAGATCAGCTCTTAATGCGTATGAAAGATGATGAGTGGAATGATGTAATTTTAACCAATTTAACGAGTGTTTACTCACTATCAAAAGCCGTTTTACGTCCTATGATGAAGGCAAGATCTGGTCGTATTATCAATATTAGCTCGGTTGTGGGGATTACAGGTAATGCTGGTCAAACGAACTATGCTGCGGCAAAAGCAGGTGTTATTGGATTTACTAAATCAATGGCAAAAGAGGTGGGATCTCGCGGTATTACTGTTAACTGCGTGGCTCCTGGCTTTATTGATACAGATATGACTAAAGATTTACCAGAGGCGGTAAAAGAGGCGCTTTTAACAAATATTCCATTAGCAAGATTAGGTGAGCCACAAGAGATTGCAGCGGCTGTGGCGTTTTTAGCGTCAGAAAACGCAGGTTATATCACCGGTGAAACGATCAATGTTAATGGTGGTATGTTAATGGACTAATTTTTTTTTATTAGTTATAATTGCGAGTGTATTAATTTTGGTGAACTGTTAATTCAACAGTCGTTTTTTTAGTACAGAATTGGTAGTTGCCATTTTGTTATAATAATTTAAGGATTTGAAGTTATGAGCGACATCGAAACACGAGTCAAAAAAGTAATCATGGAACAACTTGATGCTAAAGAAGAGCAAGTTGTGAACTCAGCATCATTCGTTGATGATTTAGGTGCAGATTCACTTGATACTGTTGAGTTAGTAATGGCTCTTGAAGAAGAATTTGACTGCGATATTCCAGACGAAGAAGCAGAAAAAATTACTACAGTTCAGCAGGCTATCGACTACGTTAATGCTAACTTATAATAGTTGATCTACAGCGTATTGAACGGATATTTTTGATATAGACTCAAGTCTTGAGTCAAATATTGATGATCTTGTTGATACATTGTAAATAGAAGCGACTGTTTAGGACTTATTTTAAGCTCTATACAGTCGCTTTTTTATTTTAAGATGATATTTAAATAAATAGATGCATAAGGGGAATTTTTAATGAAACGTCGAGTGGTAGTTACAGGGCTTGGTGCCGTGACACCTGTAGGAAATACTTTTGAAGAGTCTTGGAAAAATATTTTAGCAGGGAAAAGTGGTGCAGCGCCAATTACAATGTTTGATGCAAGTGAATCGCCTGTGACTTTTTCAGCACCTGTAAAAGATTTTGATATTTCACAATATATTTCCCCAAGAGATGCAAGACGAATGAATCTATTCATTCAATATGGTATTGCGGCAGGGTTAGATGCGCTTAAAGATTCAGGTTTAGAGATTAATGCAGATAATGCAAATCGTGTGGGTGCGATGGTCGGATCTGGTATTGGTGGTCTCCCTGGAATTGAGGAGAATCACTCTACGTTAATTGATCGTGGCCCTAATAAGGTAAGCCCATTTTTTGTGCCAGGATCGATTGTGAATATGGTTTCAGGGCAGCTATCAATTTTAACAGGATTGAAAGGTCCTAATATTGCCGCTGTGACAGCATGTGCATCAGCGACGCATTCAATTGGGTTAGCGGCACGTTTAATCGAGCATGGTGACGCCGATGTGATGCTTGCGGGCGGTGCTGAAATGGCAACAACCCCCTTAGGTGTTGCAGGATTTGCTGCGGCAAGAGCTTTATCTCGTCGAAATGATGAGCCAGAAAAAGCATCTAGACCGTGGGATGTTGATCGTGATGGTTTCCTTTTAGGTGATGGTGCTGGGGTTATTGTTTTAGAAGATTATGAGCATGCAAAAGCACGCGGCGCACATATTTATTGCGAATTGATTGGTTTTGGGATGAGCTCTGATGCTTATCATATTACAAGTCCATCCCCCGATGGTGAGGGTGCTTCTCTTTGTATGGATGCGGCAATTAAAGATGCCGGCATTCAAGCAAGTGATATTGATTATATTAATGCCCATGGTACATCAACGCCAGTTGGTGATTTAATGGAGCTTGAGGCTGTTAAAACAACTTTTGGAGATGCCATTAAAGATGTTGCTATTAGCTCTACCAAGTCGATGACAGGCCATTTATTGGGAGCAGCTGGCGGTATTGAAGCGATTTTTTCAATATTAGCACTTCGTGATCAGATTATTCCACCAACGATTAACTTAGATAATCCTGAGCCGGCAACGGCTGAGTATAATATTGTTGGGAAGGTTGCAAGACCCGCAACGCTTAATGTTGTATTGTCTAACTCATTTGGGTTTGGTGGAACCAATGGTAGCTTAATTTTTAGAAAGTTAGATTAAGAGGTTCCCATTGAGACTGATTGGTAAAATTATTCAGACATTTTTTCGCTATCTTCTATCAAAAGTTAGTGTGATTATCTTTTTAATCCTGCTTTTAGGCGGTTTTTTTGTGGTGTCAAAAGATGTGGAAAGCTTCTTGAAAACGCCTGTGAATCTTCCTGAGAAAGGGATTGTTTTAGATATTACGCCGGGGATGAATATTGATGATGTTGTGACCTTGTTACGAGGGAAGAATATTATTCGTAATGCGCTTTATTTTAAGTGGTATGCGCGGTTTACAGGAGATGCAAATAAGTTAAAAGTGGGGGAGTATTCTCTGCAGCCAACGCTCTATCCTGAAGATCTTTTAGCGATCATCACAAGTGGGCGGGTGTTGCAGTATAACTTCACAATTATTGAAGGCTGGAATTTTTCTCAATTAAGGCAAGCACTTGAGAAGTCGCCACATCTTAATCAAACGTTAAAAGGTTTAACCAATGATGAGGTAATGGCAGCGCTTAATTTAGAGGGAGAGCCATTTGAAGGATATTTTTTACCAGATACCTATTTTTTCCCTAAGAATTATTCAGATGCCGATCTTTTAAAGCGTAGTCATAGTGCAATGACAAAAGTGGTAGATGATGCTTGGAGTCAACGTAAGCCTAATTTACCATTAAAAAATAAGCATGAGTTATTAACACTTGCCTCTATTGTTGAAAAAGAGAGTGGTGTTGCAAGTGAGCGCCCAGAGATTGCTGGAGTGTTTACTCGTAGATTACAAAAAGGAATGCGCTTACAAACAGATCCTACCGTTATTTATGGGTTAGGTGATAGTTATCGAGGTAAGATCTATCAGTCAGATCTTCAAAGAGATACACCTTATAATACCTATACTAGAAATGGGCTTCCTCCAACGCCTATCGCAATGCCGAGTCGAGAGGCAATCTTTGCTGCGATTGACCCTAAAGAGGGGAAAACGCTCTATTTTGTGGCAAAAGGAGATGGCTCTGGTGAGCATGTTTTCTCCGTCACTTTAGATGAGCATAATAATGCGGTAAGAGAGTATAGACGCCGTGAACGTAATCGACAATAAAGGTGAGATGATGGCAGATGTTGATCACCCAATGGGGATGTTTATCACATTTGAAGGAACAGAAGGTGCTGGTAAGACTACGCAGATTAATCGAGTAAAAACATTTCTTGAGGCAGAAGGCTTTGAGGTGGTTACTACTCGAGAGCCTGGCGGTACAGCTTTAGGAGAAAAAATTAGAGGATTATTATTGCAAGATGATATGACTCAAATGACAGAGCTGCTCTTAATGTTTGCTGCAAGGGCTGAGCATCTTGATAAGGTTATTATCCCGGCTATTAGTGCTGGAAAATGGGTTCTTTGTGATCGTTTTACCGAGTCTAGTTATGCTTACCAAGGTTATGCGCGCGGCATTTCGTTAGAGAAAATTGCAGTATTAGAAAATCTCATTCAAGGATCTCTTCGCCCTGATTGTACATTTTGGTTTGATATTCCCATTATTGAGGGAATGAAACGTGTGCAAAATAGGGGGGAGAAAGATCGTTTTGAAGTAGAAAATCTCGCCTTTTTTGAAGCAGTCTCTGAAGGTTTTCGCTCTCTTTCTAAAGAGCGATTTCTTCAGTTTTATAAGATCGATGCGCTTCTTTCAGTAGATGAAGTTTCTGATTCGATTTATCAACGGCTAAGGGAGTTGATTGCGCAATATGGAAGATAAAGTTGTTGCAGTGAATTTTCAAGAGGTTCCGTGGTTACAAAAAGATTACCATGAGCTTTTAATGCGCTTTAAGGGGCAAAAACCGCCTCATGCCTTAATGCTTTATGGTAAAGAAGGGGTAGGGAAAGTCTGCTTAGCAGATGCGCTTGTTAGCGGTATTTTGTGCCGAGAATTAAAAGATGGTTTACCTTGTGGTGTTTGCCAAAGCTGCCGCTGGATTGCTTCTGGATTTCATCCTGATCTTTATGAGATTAAAGGTGAGGCGGAAATTAAAGTGGATGAGATTAGAAATATCCAGCAATTTGCGCGCTTAACACCAGAAACAGGCAAGAAGGTCGTTGTAATTAAACATGCTGATCGCATGAACCTTAATGCGGCAAATAGCTTGTTAAAAGTATTAGAAGAACCGCCTACGGATCTTTTTTTTATTTTAGAAAGCAGTAGTATTGAAAAACTTCCAATTACAGTGAGAAGTCGTTGTCAGGATTATTTTGTCCATGCTCCTAGCGTAGAGGAAGCGCTGTTTTTTTTGCAAGATTTGACGGTAAAAAAGGGGCAGCAGATTAATGCTGAGGTTTTACGATTGCTATTAGCCATCTCTTTTGATGCGCCTTTTAAGGCATTGTCCTACTTAGAGGATAATTATTTAGAAAAGCGGGGAAACTTGCTTCAAACTATTCACGATCTATTATCTCGAGAGATTTCGCCTGCTAAAGGCGTAGCGGCATTATTAGAATCTGAGGATTTAAGTTTTAGTTATCTATTTTTCTTGTTAACAAGTTCATTTGAAGAAGCGCGGCGATCGCTCTTTCCAAATTTGGAGGCTATTTTTATGATCTTGCTAAATATGCCAGAAAAAATGCGCTTATTACAGTATGAAAAGCTTGTAGAAATTAATCGATTAAGATCATCACAAACTCGTACAGATTGGGCGCTTGAAGCATGGTTTGTCGATTTTTTAGGGTAGCTTTTGAGCATCAATTTTTTCTAAGATTTAAAAAAAGCTAGGTATCCATTGGGATCTAGCTTTTTTGGTTGTTACTGATTCGTCTTATAGTGATTTGGTTTAAGAAAAACTGCTGGCGCGGGGTTTTAGAAAGAACACGAAATATTCGCCCCAGCTTTGCATTAATTGATATAAGGGCGTATTAAACAGACTTGCAAGATGCCTGATAGAACCAACTCCTTGCTTCTCATAGCAGAGCGCCGGCATTTGAGTCGGCTTCTTTTGAACCGATTTTACTATAAAAGTAAAACAGTAGAGTGTGCGAATCAAACCCGCTTGCATGATGCAGATAGAACCATTCTTGCATTTCTCATAATTGATGCACCAGCAATCTGATTCAGTCTCTTTTAAACCGATTTTACTAATATAGTGAAATAGGATAAATAAAAGCTTTGGATTTAAAATTGTGGGCACGAGATATAGCTATTACACATTAAATTCCGATACGAACCGAAAAAAGGCTTAAAACTGCTGGCACGTAATTTCTAAAAACATGCAAGTATTCCCTCTCGCGGCAAGCAAGATAGATGTTTTTAAACTGACTTTACTGTAAGGTTTAAATAATTATTTTTTAAGATGGGCAACTTTGGGGATTTGAGATTGTATATTAGCGATTCTTTCAGGGCTTGATGGGTGAGTGGAAAGTAGTGAGCTTCCAGTATTTCCAGAGGCTTTAGCCATTTTTTGCCATAAAGTAACCGCCGCATTAGGATCATAGCCGGCAAGCGCCATTAATTCTAAGCCAATAGTATCGGCTTCACTCTCCATGGTGCGAGAAAAAGGAAGGGAGAAAGCAACATCCCCTGCTTGTTGTAATAGTGAGTCCCCACCACTCCCTAATCCTAGAACTGCTGAAACGATTGAAATACCAGAAGACTTTAACAGTTCTTGAGAAACCTTTTCTCGGCTATGCTCTCGAAGAACGTGAGCCATTTCGTGGCCAACAATAGCGGCTATTTCATCATCAGAGAGTGTTAGGCGATCTACAATACCGCTATAGACAACCATTTTTCCCCCTGGCATTGCAAAGGCATTAAGCTCATTGCTTTTAATCACATGGATTTCCCATTCAAATAATTGTGCATCAGGTCTAAAGATTGTGGTGTGGGGTACTAGTCGTTTAAAAATCGTATTGACTCGTTTTGCTGTGCGTGAGTTGTTATCAATTGCACCTTCACTTTTAGCGCTATTAATAAGCCCTAAATAGCGTGTTTTAGCATTAGTATTAAGTTCTTCGGCAGAGACAATTTGTAATTGTGAGCGATTGATACCTGTTAATCCTGATTGTGTTGAGCTTGCGCAAGCGGTGAGGAAGGCTGTGATGAGTAGCAGAAGGATATAGTGAGGCATTTTTTTCATATTCAATAAATGTCCATGATAAAGAGGAATAATATTTTAAATCCGTTTTAGGGTCTCTATTTTGTATTTTTATAGTAGAGAAAGCAACATGATAGAGGTTTTGGTTTGAAGGGGAATTCTCCAAAATAATCGATTGCTCTACTACCCTTAATAAGGGTTAAGTGATTGGTGATCAATTTAAAGGGAGAGATAAAAATAGATTAACTAATCATTGTTTTGATTGAAGTTTTATATTTAATCTTACAAGGAGACATTATGCTTCAAACCTATTTAAGAGATCCGTTATTGGTGAATCAGAGGAAGTTTTTTAATCGCTATCAACATTATCGCCAGCAAGAAGCGGGATTTACTTTGATGGAGTTATTAATTGTGCTGGCATTAGTGGCGGTGATTAGTATGATCGCGGTTCCTATTTATCGTAGTTATGTTCAGAGTGCTAAAATAACAGAAGGCGTAACGCTAGCAAGTGGTATTCAACTAGACGTAGAGCTGTTTTACACATTAAATAATCGCTGGCCTAGTAGCGATAATTCTCATGGAGAACTTAATCTTGGGGAGCCTGAGAGTTATGCTGGAAATAGTGTGGAATCTATAGCTGTTAATGGTAATCAAATTACCGTTACCTATAAAGCTTCAGAAGTGGTGGGAGAAAGTGGAGATGGAGTGGTGCAATTACGATTAACAGCAGATATTAGTGATAATGGAAGTGTTATTCGCTGGCGCTGTGTGGGGGAAAATATGCCAGAATCTGATCTGCCGGCAAGTTGTCAATTAGCAGATTCTTAAATCTAGAATATGAATTGATGTAAGAAATTTTTAATGATGTAAGAGATTTTTTATACGTGCATTATGCTATAATCAGAGCTTCTTTTAACCTGTAGAGCAGAGTTTAACGTGCAAGAATTTTTCTTACGTCGGATCAAGCCAGAAATGATGATTACCCTCATTTTATTGCTGCTAATTGCAAGCGTTGTGGGAATTGTTGTTCGCGATATGATGCTAAAAAAGCAGATTGATAATGAGCTAAATAATGCCAAAGAGATTATTTCAGAAGTGGCATTAAATCTCTCTATGGAAAAAGTATTATCTCCTATAACGGTTTCAAATCAGTTTTTAAAAGAGAAAGCGCCGGAGATAAAATCGATCACAATCTATCCAGATAATCACTTAGAAGTACTTTTTAATAAATTATTTATTAATAATGAAGAGAAAAAGTTTATTTTTTCATTTAATTCGCTTGATCACTTAACAAGAGGATTATTAAAGTGCCAAAGCGGAGATGTGAGTATCCATTTACTCCCTAATCAGTGTCGAGATTAAGTTGTTGTTTTATGTTTTGAATCATTGTTAACGCACATATTGTAGGGGTTATCGCTGAATTTTAGATTTATTGTTTTGTGTGTAAAAAAGACCATAAATCAAAACCATTTACCATCGCTGTTTTTTAAAGAAAAGTAGAGGCAAAAGCCTCTATTTTTTTGCTTAAAAATAAATTTAGTGGAGAAAAGTGGCGAAAAGTGGAAAGTTTTGAATAAAAAGTGTAATATTTGCGCTAATAGACTAAACAGAAAGGATAATTGTGAGTAATCCTCCAAATAAACATATTTCAGTGCTTTTAAATGAGTCCATTGAAGCATTAAACATTAATCCCTCTGGAATATATGTTGATGCCACATTTGGGCGAGGAGGGC
The nucleotide sequence above comes from Ignatzschineria rhizosphaerae. Encoded proteins:
- the zapD gene encoding cell division protein ZapD codes for the protein MIYEFPLTEGIRRFLRIEMLAEQSLVYIEQDSEYSTIAAVRALLDLVSLVSKNDTKIELIKQLDQVMLIESLSEADRLEANELKGILSRQSFRAYDAIKENVFLNTLRQRFVIVGGICAFDLPVLHNWLNMPFQTRKEHFYEWMAVIENVMNAVHFVLRCIRGSMVTEECSFKHGFYYRSVKWRAGLLRINMNDYNFFPEFSGNRHQLSIRLVEQSSPWDPPKQVDTDITLQVEICGA
- the fabG gene encoding 3-oxoacyl-ACP reductase FabG; the protein is MSLQGKIALVTGATRGIGKAIAESLVKDGAYVFGTATSENGAAAISEYLGDQGQGLVLNVTDAASIESVLETITKEKGAPNILVNNAGITKDQLLMRMKDDEWNDVILTNLTSVYSLSKAVLRPMMKARSGRIINISSVVGITGNAGQTNYAAAKAGVIGFTKSMAKEVGSRGITVNCVAPGFIDTDMTKDLPEAVKEALLTNIPLARLGEPQEIAAAVAFLASENAGYITGETINVNGGMLMD
- the acpP gene encoding acyl carrier protein; translation: MSDIETRVKKVIMEQLDAKEEQVVNSASFVDDLGADSLDTVELVMALEEEFDCDIPDEEAEKITTVQQAIDYVNANL
- the fabF gene encoding beta-ketoacyl-ACP synthase II, translated to MKRRVVVTGLGAVTPVGNTFEESWKNILAGKSGAAPITMFDASESPVTFSAPVKDFDISQYISPRDARRMNLFIQYGIAAGLDALKDSGLEINADNANRVGAMVGSGIGGLPGIEENHSTLIDRGPNKVSPFFVPGSIVNMVSGQLSILTGLKGPNIAAVTACASATHSIGLAARLIEHGDADVMLAGGAEMATTPLGVAGFAAARALSRRNDEPEKASRPWDVDRDGFLLGDGAGVIVLEDYEHAKARGAHIYCELIGFGMSSDAYHITSPSPDGEGASLCMDAAIKDAGIQASDIDYINAHGTSTPVGDLMELEAVKTTFGDAIKDVAISSTKSMTGHLLGAAGGIEAIFSILALRDQIIPPTINLDNPEPATAEYNIVGKVARPATLNVVLSNSFGFGGTNGSLIFRKLD
- the mltG gene encoding endolytic transglycosylase MltG, with amino-acid sequence MRLIGKIIQTFFRYLLSKVSVIIFLILLLGGFFVVSKDVESFLKTPVNLPEKGIVLDITPGMNIDDVVTLLRGKNIIRNALYFKWYARFTGDANKLKVGEYSLQPTLYPEDLLAIITSGRVLQYNFTIIEGWNFSQLRQALEKSPHLNQTLKGLTNDEVMAALNLEGEPFEGYFLPDTYFFPKNYSDADLLKRSHSAMTKVVDDAWSQRKPNLPLKNKHELLTLASIVEKESGVASERPEIAGVFTRRLQKGMRLQTDPTVIYGLGDSYRGKIYQSDLQRDTPYNTYTRNGLPPTPIAMPSREAIFAAIDPKEGKTLYFVAKGDGSGEHVFSVTLDEHNNAVREYRRRERNRQ
- the tmk gene encoding dTMP kinase gives rise to the protein MNVIDNKGEMMADVDHPMGMFITFEGTEGAGKTTQINRVKTFLEAEGFEVVTTREPGGTALGEKIRGLLLQDDMTQMTELLLMFAARAEHLDKVIIPAISAGKWVLCDRFTESSYAYQGYARGISLEKIAVLENLIQGSLRPDCTFWFDIPIIEGMKRVQNRGEKDRFEVENLAFFEAVSEGFRSLSKERFLQFYKIDALLSVDEVSDSIYQRLRELIAQYGR
- a CDS encoding DNA polymerase III subunit delta' is translated as MEDKVVAVNFQEVPWLQKDYHELLMRFKGQKPPHALMLYGKEGVGKVCLADALVSGILCRELKDGLPCGVCQSCRWIASGFHPDLYEIKGEAEIKVDEIRNIQQFARLTPETGKKVVVIKHADRMNLNAANSLLKVLEEPPTDLFFILESSSIEKLPITVRSRCQDYFVHAPSVEEALFFLQDLTVKKGQQINAEVLRLLLAISFDAPFKALSYLEDNYLEKRGNLLQTIHDLLSREISPAKGVAALLESEDLSFSYLFFLLTSSFEEARRSLFPNLEAIFMILLNMPEKMRLLQYEKLVEINRLRSSQTRTDWALEAWFVDFLG
- a CDS encoding M48 family metallopeptidase is translated as MKKMPHYILLLLITAFLTACASSTQSGLTGINRSQLQIVSAEELNTNAKTRYLGLINSAKSEGAIDNNSRTAKRVNTIFKRLVPHTTIFRPDAQLFEWEIHVIKSNELNAFAMPGGKMVVYSGIVDRLTLSDDEIAAIVGHEMAHVLREHSREKVSQELLKSSGISIVSAVLGLGSGGDSLLQQAGDVAFSLPFSRTMESEADTIGLELMALAGYDPNAAVTLWQKMAKASGNTGSSLLSTHPSSPERIANIQSQIPKVAHLKK
- a CDS encoding pilin, which codes for MLQTYLRDPLLVNQRKFFNRYQHYRQQEAGFTLMELLIVLALVAVISMIAVPIYRSYVQSAKITEGVTLASGIQLDVELFYTLNNRWPSSDNSHGELNLGEPESYAGNSVESIAVNGNQITVTYKASEVVGESGDGVVQLRLTADISDNGSVIRWRCVGENMPESDLPASCQLADS